A DNA window from Pithys albifrons albifrons isolate INPA30051 chromosome 7, PitAlb_v1, whole genome shotgun sequence contains the following coding sequences:
- the LOC139673839 gene encoding class I histocompatibility antigen, F10 alpha chain-like isoform X2, with protein sequence MAPALGLGALLGFLGLLGDPGGATEVLHSLWYQHMTVSEPSPGVPQFLAVGFLDGIPFMRYDSERGRMEPQTPWMEKGPEPGFWDGETKIAEVHQHWAADSLETLRVRYNHSRGLHTLQWVSGCDLLSDGTVQGSDRYGYDGRDFLSSELGSKNFVAADVAAQVTKRKGEYERIEVEEWTKYLGLTCPEWLQIFIRYGQEALERKEPPDVHVSGKEEHGILTLSCHAYGFYPGIIGISWMKGNEIWDQEMEWGGIVPNSDGTFHSRARIEALLGEWEQYRCRVEHAGMPEPGIFAWEPESNWNSTPVVVALSVIAAIIIISLMGFGVWKFQSGNRERNGYNTTPMRADV encoded by the exons ATGGCCCCAGCGCTGGGTCTGGGGGCGCTCCTGGGGttcctggggctcctgggggaTCCGGGGGGGGCGACGGAGG ttCTCCACTCCCTGTGGTACCAGCACATGACGGTGTCAGAGCCCAGCCCGGGGGTCCCCCAATTCCTGGCCGTGGGATTCCTGGATGGGATCCCCTTTATGCGCTATGACAGTGAGCGGGGCCGGATGGAGCCACAGACGCCGTGGATGGAGAAGGGACCTGAGCCAGGATTTTGGGATGGAGAGACCAAGATCGCTGAGgtgcaccagcactgggctgccGACAGCCTGGAGACACTGCGGGTCCGGTACAACCATAGCAGGG GTCTCCACACACTGCAGTGGGTTTCTGGCTGTGACCTCCTGTCCGATGGGACTGTCCAGGGATCGGACCGGTATGGCTACGACGGGCGGGATTTCCTCTCCTCCGAGCTGGGATCCAAGAACTTCGTGGCGGCCGACGTCGCTGCCCAGGTCACCAAGAGGAAAGGGGAATACGAACGGATTGAGGTGGAGGAGTGGACAAAATACCTGGGGCTCACCTGTCCAGAATGGCTCCAGATATTCATCAGATACGGGCAGGAGGCGCTGGAGCGCAAAG AGCCCCCCGATGTCCATGTCTCCGGCAAAGAGGAACACGGGATCCTGACGTTGTCCTGCCACGCGTACGGATTCTACCCCGGGATCATCGGGATCAGCTGGATGAAAGGGAATGAAATCTGGGATCAGGAGATGGAGTGGGGCGGGATCGTTCCCAACAGCGACGGCACCTTCCACAGCCGGGCCAGGATCGAGGCGCTGCTGGGGGAGTGGGAGCAGTACCGGTGCCGGGTGGAGCACGCCGGGATGCCGGAGCCCGGGATCTTTGCCTGGG AGCCAGAATCCAACTGGAATTCCACCCCAGTGGTGGTTGCCCTGTCCGTCATCGctgccatcatcatcatcagccTCATGGGATTCGGCGTCTGGAAGTTCCAATCCG ggaacagggagaggaatGGATACAACACAACGCCTATGA gAGCAGATGTGTGA
- the LOC139673839 gene encoding class I histocompatibility antigen, F10 alpha chain-like isoform X1 produces MAPALGLGALLGFLGLLGDPGGATEVLHSLWYQHMTVSEPSPGVPQFLAVGFLDGIPFMRYDSERGRMEPQTPWMEKGPEPGFWDGETKIAEVHQHWAADSLETLRVRYNHSRGLHTLQWVSGCDLLSDGTVQGSDRYGYDGRDFLSSELGSKNFVAADVAAQVTKRKGEYERIEVEEWTKYLGLTCPEWLQIFIRYGQEALERKEPPDVHVSGKEEHGILTLSCHAYGFYPGIIGISWMKGNEIWDQEMEWGGIVPNSDGTFHSRARIEALLGEWEQYRCRVEHAGMPEPGIFAWEPESNWNSTPVVVALSVIAAIIIISLMGFGVWKFQSGNRERNGYNTTPMSEYQQCVWIQIQILSMWIQ; encoded by the exons ATGGCCCCAGCGCTGGGTCTGGGGGCGCTCCTGGGGttcctggggctcctgggggaTCCGGGGGGGGCGACGGAGG ttCTCCACTCCCTGTGGTACCAGCACATGACGGTGTCAGAGCCCAGCCCGGGGGTCCCCCAATTCCTGGCCGTGGGATTCCTGGATGGGATCCCCTTTATGCGCTATGACAGTGAGCGGGGCCGGATGGAGCCACAGACGCCGTGGATGGAGAAGGGACCTGAGCCAGGATTTTGGGATGGAGAGACCAAGATCGCTGAGgtgcaccagcactgggctgccGACAGCCTGGAGACACTGCGGGTCCGGTACAACCATAGCAGGG GTCTCCACACACTGCAGTGGGTTTCTGGCTGTGACCTCCTGTCCGATGGGACTGTCCAGGGATCGGACCGGTATGGCTACGACGGGCGGGATTTCCTCTCCTCCGAGCTGGGATCCAAGAACTTCGTGGCGGCCGACGTCGCTGCCCAGGTCACCAAGAGGAAAGGGGAATACGAACGGATTGAGGTGGAGGAGTGGACAAAATACCTGGGGCTCACCTGTCCAGAATGGCTCCAGATATTCATCAGATACGGGCAGGAGGCGCTGGAGCGCAAAG AGCCCCCCGATGTCCATGTCTCCGGCAAAGAGGAACACGGGATCCTGACGTTGTCCTGCCACGCGTACGGATTCTACCCCGGGATCATCGGGATCAGCTGGATGAAAGGGAATGAAATCTGGGATCAGGAGATGGAGTGGGGCGGGATCGTTCCCAACAGCGACGGCACCTTCCACAGCCGGGCCAGGATCGAGGCGCTGCTGGGGGAGTGGGAGCAGTACCGGTGCCGGGTGGAGCACGCCGGGATGCCGGAGCCCGGGATCTTTGCCTGGG AGCCAGAATCCAACTGGAATTCCACCCCAGTGGTGGTTGCCCTGTCCGTCATCGctgccatcatcatcatcagccTCATGGGATTCGGCGTCTGGAAGTTCCAATCCG ggaacagggagaggaatGGATACAACACAACGCCTATGAGTGAGtaccagcagtgtgtctggATACAAATCCAGATCCTCTCCATGTGGATCCAGTGA
- the LOC139673839 gene encoding class I histocompatibility antigen, F10 alpha chain-like isoform X3, producing the protein MAPALGLGALLGFLGLLGDPGGATEVLHSLWYQHMTVSEPSPGVPQFLAVGFLDGIPFMRYDSERGRMEPQTPWMEKGPEPGFWDGETKIAEVHQHWAADSLETLRVRYNHSRGLHTLQWVSGCDLLSDGTVQGSDRYGYDGRDFLSSELGSKNFVAADVAAQVTKRKGEYERIEVEEWTKYLGLTCPEWLQIFIRYGQEALERKEPPDVHVSGKEEHGILTLSCHAYGFYPGIIGISWMKGNEIWDQEMEWGGIVPNSDGTFHSRARIEALLGEWEQYRCRVEHAGMPEPGIFAWEPESNWNSTPVVVALSVIAAIIIISLMGFGVWKFQSGNRERNGYNTTPMNV; encoded by the exons ATGGCCCCAGCGCTGGGTCTGGGGGCGCTCCTGGGGttcctggggctcctgggggaTCCGGGGGGGGCGACGGAGG ttCTCCACTCCCTGTGGTACCAGCACATGACGGTGTCAGAGCCCAGCCCGGGGGTCCCCCAATTCCTGGCCGTGGGATTCCTGGATGGGATCCCCTTTATGCGCTATGACAGTGAGCGGGGCCGGATGGAGCCACAGACGCCGTGGATGGAGAAGGGACCTGAGCCAGGATTTTGGGATGGAGAGACCAAGATCGCTGAGgtgcaccagcactgggctgccGACAGCCTGGAGACACTGCGGGTCCGGTACAACCATAGCAGGG GTCTCCACACACTGCAGTGGGTTTCTGGCTGTGACCTCCTGTCCGATGGGACTGTCCAGGGATCGGACCGGTATGGCTACGACGGGCGGGATTTCCTCTCCTCCGAGCTGGGATCCAAGAACTTCGTGGCGGCCGACGTCGCTGCCCAGGTCACCAAGAGGAAAGGGGAATACGAACGGATTGAGGTGGAGGAGTGGACAAAATACCTGGGGCTCACCTGTCCAGAATGGCTCCAGATATTCATCAGATACGGGCAGGAGGCGCTGGAGCGCAAAG AGCCCCCCGATGTCCATGTCTCCGGCAAAGAGGAACACGGGATCCTGACGTTGTCCTGCCACGCGTACGGATTCTACCCCGGGATCATCGGGATCAGCTGGATGAAAGGGAATGAAATCTGGGATCAGGAGATGGAGTGGGGCGGGATCGTTCCCAACAGCGACGGCACCTTCCACAGCCGGGCCAGGATCGAGGCGCTGCTGGGGGAGTGGGAGCAGTACCGGTGCCGGGTGGAGCACGCCGGGATGCCGGAGCCCGGGATCTTTGCCTGGG AGCCAGAATCCAACTGGAATTCCACCCCAGTGGTGGTTGCCCTGTCCGTCATCGctgccatcatcatcatcagccTCATGGGATTCGGCGTCTGGAAGTTCCAATCCG ggaacagggagaggaatGGATACAACACAACGCCTATGA ATGTGTGA